The segment TCATATTACCCTTAATCTTAAGCGGGCCGTCCTGGTGCAGTCGAATATTCAGCTTGCCACCTTTGGCTGTAGCACCTGTCCCTTTTTCACCCACAGCGCCGTAATCTGTAAAACTGGTTTCGATGTGGCTGTTATCACAGAAGGGTTTATTTTTAGATTGCCCGCATCGGCACAATGCCACGCGGTGCTGTATCTCCGGCATATCATTCGCCAGCCCCTCAATTTCCAGATCACCAGTGATGAAAAGAGGGCCATTATAGGAAACAAGTACAGTATTTTCATCCGGGGCCTGTTCAACATTGCCGGATTTGACATTGTAAGTTAAGGCACCACTGGGACAGCGCTCGCAGACTTCAATGACTTCATCGATGGAACTTGTATCAGGCAGACACCAGGGATTTCGCCCTGTGACAAACAGTTCTCCCTCCGCTCTCCCACACTCCGCGATATGGATACACAAACGGCCATCCCATGTCACATCGATCTCGTCACCCGGATATGAAAACACATTATTATTACTCACTTTCAGCACCTATTTTTATTCTGGGTTCGTATACTCAACAAACTACCAATTTGGCTTTGGTTCCTGATCCTGTCTTCTATCCATATAATACATATTTTCAAATGACTGCACAAAGATAACCGGATATCATCCATGACAGGCCACCCACAAACTACATTAGTCCATTTACTACACAGATGAGTACTCCACCGGTAACTATACGTCGACGCGAAATACCTTCAGAGATTGGGCTCGATAAAAATCTCACACCTCTACTGAACCGAATATATCTGGCAAGGAATATTACAAGCAACTCTGAGCTCGACTACCATCTGAAACATCTTCCTGCACCACTGTTAATGAAAGGGATGGAAGATGCAGTAACACTCGTTGCTGAAGCCCTGTCTACTGATCAGAAAATCCTTATAGTCGGCGATTTTGATGCCGATGGAGCGACCTCAACAACTGTGATGATGAAAGGTCTGCGTGCTATGGGGGCAAAACAGGTTTCTTATCTCATTCCGAACAGGTTCAAGTTTGGATACGGCCTGACCCCTGAGATCGTTGAGGTGGCGGCACAGCAGAACCCTGACCTGATCATCACTGTGGACAACGGAATTGCCAGCATTGATGGCATTGTTATAGCAAAAGAAAAGGGGATACGGGTATTGGTCACCGATCATCATCTACCTGGTGATGAGTTACCTGATGCCGATGTCATCATCAACCCCAACCAGCCGGGTGATGAATTCCCAGGTAAGAATATTGCAGGTGTAGGCGTTGCCTTTTATTTACTACTCGCCCTCAGGTCCAGGCTACGTGACAACGGCTGGTTTACTGACCAGGAACTGGCAGAACCAAACCTTGCTGAGCTACTTGATATTGTTGCCCTGGGGACAGTAGCGGATGTCGTACCGCTGGATCATTGCAATCGCATACTGGTCAAACAGGGCCTGGCGCGCATCAATAGCGGGCAGGCCTGTCCGGGGATCCTTGCTCTGATTGATGTGGCGAACCGACTACCGGGCAATCTGGTTGCCTCTGACCTGGGTTTTGCTATTGCGCCACGACTGAATGCTGCCGGTCGCATAGAAAGCATGTCGATTGGTGTTGAATGTTTGCTGGCTGAAGAGTATGAAACGGCACATGAGATAGCAGTGCGTCTTGACAGCATAAATCAGGAACGGCGAACGATTGAGAGCGAAATGAAGGTACAGGCGCTTAATGAGTTAAAAAAAATCCAAATGGATGAAACAAAAGATATGCCTATTGGTCTCTGCATCTATGATCAGAACTGGCATCAGGGCGTCATTGGTATATTGGCAGCAAGAATCAAGGAACGCTTTCACCGACCGGTTATCGCCTTTGCCCCGGCAGGTGAAGAGCAGGATGGCCTAAAGGGTTCTGCACGCTCAATTCCCGGCTTACATATTCGAGATGTACTGGCTGCTGTAGATACACAGCACCCCGGTCTTATCAAAAAATTTGGTGGTCACGCCATGGCAGCAGGATTGTCATTAGCGAATGAAAGTTTCGAGGCATTCAGTGTGGCTTTTAATAAAGAGGTGGAGCGTCTGCTTGGAGATATGCCCCTGGAAAAAGTGTTTCTGACAGATGGTGAACTGACAACTACTGAACTGGACATCA is part of the bacterium BMS3Abin11 genome and harbors:
- a CDS encoding iron-binding zinc finger CDGSH type; this encodes MSNNNVFSYPGDEIDVTWDGRLCIHIAECGRAEGELFVTGRNPWCLPDTSSIDEVIEVCERCPSGALTYNVKSGNVEQAPDENTVLVSYNGPLFITGDLEIEGLANDMPEIQHRVALCRCGQSKNKPFCDNSHIETSFTDYGAVGEKGTGATAKGGKLNIRLHQDGPLKIKGNMRILASSGRDAWQGDETALCRCGASEKKPFCDGSHRNIGFSSK
- the recJ gene encoding single-stranded-DNA-specific exonuclease RecJ, with the protein product MSTPPVTIRRREIPSEIGLDKNLTPLLNRIYLARNITSNSELDYHLKHLPAPLLMKGMEDAVTLVAEALSTDQKILIVGDFDADGATSTTVMMKGLRAMGAKQVSYLIPNRFKFGYGLTPEIVEVAAQQNPDLIITVDNGIASIDGIVIAKEKGIRVLVTDHHLPGDELPDADVIINPNQPGDEFPGKNIAGVGVAFYLLLALRSRLRDNGWFTDQELAEPNLAELLDIVALGTVADVVPLDHCNRILVKQGLARINSGQACPGILALIDVANRLPGNLVASDLGFAIAPRLNAAGRIESMSIGVECLLAEEYETAHEIAVRLDSINQERRTIESEMKVQALNELKKIQMDETKDMPIGLCIYDQNWHQGVIGILAARIKERFHRPVIAFAPAGEEQDGLKGSARSIPGLHIRDVLAAVDTQHPGLIKKFGGHAMAAGLSLANESFEAFSVAFNKEVERLLGDMPLEKVFLTDGELTTTELDINTAILLRQAGPWGQLFPEPLFEGDFKVIDKRIVGKYHLKMQLSDGSTLIDAIMFNIREGDAAMARDTVHLVYKLDVNEFRGKRSVQMMVEHMQAC